The window TGAGGTTATTGAACAATTACCTGGTTATGGAATTGTGGTTAACATTCAAGGCGATGAGCCTTTTATCGAGCCAGCTCAAATCGATTTGTTAACAAGTTGTTTTTCCGAAGAAAAAGTAGAATTAGCTACTCTAATTAAGTCAATACATGGGCAGGAAAGCATTTATAATCCAAATAGTCCGAAAGTAGTAATTGATGTTAATGGCCGGGCAATGTATTTTAGTCGAAGTCCGATTCCATTTATTAGAAACGGTGAGCCCGGCGTTTGGGCAGAAAAACATCAATTTTACAAACATGTTGGCATCTACGGTTATAGAACCGAGGCTTTAAAAGCCATCACAAAATTACCACCATCATCGTTAGAAATTGCCGAAAGTTTAGAGCAGCTTCGCTGGATAGAAAATGGATTCTACATTCAAACAAAAGTTACTGATTTAGAAACGGTGGCGATTGATACTCCAGAAGATCTTTTAAAAATTAATAAATTACTAAAAGCGCTTAAATTGGAGTAATTTTAAGTACTCATAATTTGAAACGCCAATGAGAATTGCGCTGATATGCGTCTGTTTATTTATAGCAAATAATGCTGTTTTTGCACAGCGCCAGGACGATATTATAGTAAAGTCTAATTTGTTAAATTTAATTGCTAAAAGACCTTCATTCTCTTTAGAGAAAAATTTTTCTCAGCAATACGGACTAGAATTATCATATACTTTTGGCGAATACAAAAACTTACCATTCCGCGATTACTATCAGTATAATGGATTTTTATTAAGAGCTAAAAAATATTTTAAACCTATAGAAACAAAACAAATAAATCCATTTTACGGAATCTATATTGGCAATTTGAACAAAACAGTTGTCTCACATGGTACAGTTGATAATACTGGGTTTGTAAGTATTGGTAGTAACAATAATTTCAATGCGAATTCCATTCGTTATGGAGGAACACTTGGATTATTATACGTTCCAAAAAGGCATTTTGTGTTAGAAGCATTGACAGGTGCTGGTTATGGTAATTATTTTAATGTTGACAATAAGTTAAACACGGAACCTCCTAAAGGATACTTTGATATCCATTTTTGGTTATCTGTGGGTTATCGTTTTTGAAATAGCATTAGTTGCATCAAGTTTATATTAATATTTATAATTAGTAATTTTGAAAATGAAAAATTTATTGCGCTTTGCTTTTTTCGGTCTAATAATACTCTCAGCTTGCAATCTTGATAAAAAAAAAGAAGATTCGGTAGCGTCAAAAAATATCAACCAAAGTATTGCTAAATCTTTCTCTGATCTTGCAACCTTAGATTCATTTAAAATTGAATTAACGGGCAAGAAACCTAAAGAAATGCTTTTAATTTTTACGATTAAAAATGCAAAAGGCGAGGAAATATATCATGCAAATATCAAAGGAGCTGAACTGCTGGGAAGTACCGATCCGAACATAGACCTTACCAAAGAAAAAGATCAGATTATTTTCTTGAATACCATTGCAAATAATTTTTTTAGTGATGATAATTTCTTGGAACCTGCTGTTATGCCAAGTGATAAAGCAGACAATTATACACCCGACAAAGCGCTTTATGAAGAGTTAAAAAAATCTGAACTAAACGGATTTAAATATCGTTTAGGCAAAGAAAATAACATCTATATTGCATGGAGCGAGAAAGAACACAAGGTAAAAATTTACTATAACTGCTGTTAATTTTTTGAATGACAACACTTTATCATTTTTGAAATATCTTTCTTTAAAGCGAGTAATTATTTTACCTTTGTATCCCGTACAAAAAGCCGCAATTATTACATCTTGCTGTAAAAAATCACAATCATGACAAAGTATATTTTTGTTACGGGCGGTGTAACTTCCTCATTGGGAAAGGGCATCATTTCCGCTTCTTTAGCTAAACTTTTACAGGCACGTGGCTACCGCGTAACCATCCAAAAATTTGATCCATACATTAATATTGACCCTGGAACTTTAAATCCATATGAACATGGTGAGTGTTTTGTTACCGAAGATGGTGCCGAAACCGATTTAGATCTTGGTCATTATGAACGGTTCTTAAACGTTCCAACTTCTCAAGCAAACAACATTACCACTGGACGTATTTATCAAAACGTAATTAACAAAGAACGTAAGGGCGAATATTTAGGAAAAACTGTTCAGGTTGTACCGCATATTACCGATGAAATTAAACGCAACATGCGCATTTTAGGCGATACTGGGGAGTTTGATATCGTAATCACGGAATTGGGTGGAACTGTTGGTGATATAGAATCTTTACCATTTATTGAGGCTGTTCGTCAGTTTAAATGGGAAGAAGGCAGCTCAAACGCAATTGTTATTCACTTAACCTTGGTGCCGTATTTAGCAGCTGCCGGCGAATTAAAGACTAAACCGACGCAACACTCCGTTAAAGCGTTATTGGAATATGGCATCCAGCCAGATATTTTAGTTTGCCGTACTGAACATCCTATTAACATGGATATCAGAAAAAAAATTGCCCTTTTTTGTAACGTTAATATAAATGCTGTA is drawn from Pedobacter mucosus and contains these coding sequences:
- the kdsB gene encoding 3-deoxy-manno-octulosonate cytidylyltransferase; its protein translation is MQNNMDEGTSSSSLRAEELSDDDSKFILEDLGVLGIIPARYASTRFPGKPLVDIAGKSMIQRVYEQASKARSLAKVVIATDDDRIVEEVKKFGGEFILTKSTHQSGTDRCAEVIEQLPGYGIVVNIQGDEPFIEPAQIDLLTSCFSEEKVELATLIKSIHGQESIYNPNSPKVVIDVNGRAMYFSRSPIPFIRNGEPGVWAEKHQFYKHVGIYGYRTEALKAITKLPPSSLEIAESLEQLRWIENGFYIQTKVTDLETVAIDTPEDLLKINKLLKALKLE
- a CDS encoding DUF3575 domain-containing protein; amino-acid sequence: MRIALICVCLFIANNAVFAQRQDDIIVKSNLLNLIAKRPSFSLEKNFSQQYGLELSYTFGEYKNLPFRDYYQYNGFLLRAKKYFKPIETKQINPFYGIYIGNLNKTVVSHGTVDNTGFVSIGSNNNFNANSIRYGGTLGLLYVPKRHFVLEALTGAGYGNYFNVDNKLNTEPPKGYFDIHFWLSVGYRF